In Juglans regia cultivar Chandler chromosome 13, Walnut 2.0, whole genome shotgun sequence, the DNA window AAGGACCACTACGTTTCTGAAATAATCGTCCTCTACGAGTTCTCATTTGTCCTTCTCTGCCTTCGACTCTTCTCAAGCGTCCTTTTACCCAATTTTCCTCATCGGTTTGGAAATCTTGTTCATTTCTCTGTAGAAGCCGAATCCAGAGCGAATTCTTATCCTTGGCATGTTGCAAGACATTGTCACTTATGAAGACTGCCGCTTCTTTAGGCGATTTTCAGATTGACCTGGTCGGGATTGCTCGTGCGGTGCAGTCGTTTTCAGCTCTTGGGGGCGGTAGTGTGTTTTTACTTGGATTGTTTAATACGCATATCGTATGTttgatgagtaatgctatatacagttgtGGAATACGCAAAAGCCgtacaatcgctttgaaaaagagtgaagtccactcataaaaaattaatttcttttcatgtgggtcttatatttatttatttttttcaaaacgactgcatgtcgcttgcacactcacaactgcaagtatcatttctcacgTTTGATGGGTTCACTCAATCaagtggtttttgttttttaattttcttcgtTGGAATAATGTGTTGCTTATCTATCAATAATTAtgactaaattattattatcctGTTGTTGTAACTTGTAATCAGTTATCTCTAaagagtatttatttatttatggtccTTTGCTTGTAGCTAGACGGCGTTGGAACTGAGGCAGGCGCCGCTAAGTTTAATTCCCACCAgttgaaccaaataataatagtttattattcAGACCATATGTTTGATGGTTTCTCTCCATCAAGtgggttttctttattttattcgtTGAAATTGTAGGTGTTGTTTATTTATCAAccatcaacaataataataatcatgataTGTGTAAATAGGAAATTCTTAAGGGCAATGATCCAGTGTATACCATTCatcttagaataaaaaaataccacGATGGGTCCAAATGGCGACTTAGACCCACGTGATTGGTAATAACTTAATAGAGCTGGGTCGACGATATTTAATGAACCGACATAGTGAGAGGCAATGATATATGTGATGAAGGGTGTTAATGCATGAAACACCGATCTtcttagaataaataaatatgcacTCGGGTTTGACCAGTACTTAAAACTATTATATCTTGCATCCCCAGCTGACGTTATCATTGAATAAACATATTCTTGGCCACCAATTAGGCTCGAGTTGGTGAAGAAAGAGACTGTTTCATTGTCAACACAAAACCAAATCGATATTCGGAGGAAAGAAATGGAGGAAACCAGAGCAAACCATCTTTCCCTTCAACATTGCGCCCTTCACCGGACCCTTACTCACTTATCTATTCTACATTCCATAAAAGCTCTGCATGGGATACTCCTTATTTTTTCCCACCTTCTTCTTAGTCTGTCCTCTTGTCTCTGGTTTTCTATCCTCAGAGTTCATATATCCAAATTTAACCGCTACGGAATATCACTTTATTGATGAAGACGGTGCTTTCTTGGTCTCCCGTAATGGCACATTCAAATCTGCCATCTCGAATCCTGGTGCTCAAAAAACCAACTTTTACTTGTGTGTCATCCATGTGGAATCCAACACCATCATCTGGTCTGCTAACCGTGATGCTCCCATCTCGGATTCTGGTGCAGTGTCTCTTACGACCAACGGGATTACAATTGCTGATCAAGACGGTGTACTCAGATGGTCAACTCCTCCATTACCTTCATCGGTATATGCATTAAAATTAACTGAGTTGGGTAATCTTGTCTTACTTGATCATTCCAATGGTTCTCTTTGGGAAAGTTTCCACCATCCAACCGACACAATTGTGATTGGACAACACTTACCTGTTGGGACATATCTGTCTAGTGCTACATCGGATTACAACTTATCATCTGGTGATTACAGGCTCACAATAAGTACTTCTGATGCCTTACTGCAATGGCACAAACAAACATATTGGAAATTGTCAATGGATACAGAGGCTTATATCAACTCGAACTATATTGTGCAATACATGGCAATAAACAGAACAGGTCTTTATCTCTTTGGCCCAAATGAATCGTTGGTTGTTATACAGGTGATCTTGTCGCCAGCGGACTTCCGAATTGCGAAGTTGGGTGCATCAGGTCACTTGACGGTCAGCAGATATTCTGGCACGAAGTGGGATCAGGACTTTTTTGGGCCAACGGATGATTGTAAAACTCCATTCATATGTGGCCGAATTGGGTTGTGTAATGATGGCCTATCCAGTGGCCTATCCTGTTCATGTCCATCGGGCTTCCATGTTGTTTCACAGGATTGTGTGCCAAATAATGGCTCTTACTATTTGCCAATTGCTTGTAACTCATCAGGTTTTTCATATATGGGGCTTGGCTATGGGACACAGTATTTTGCTAATGATTTCTCTGAGCCTCTGAGATATCATGTCAATCTGTCAGTTTGTGTAGATCTCTGCTCAGGGGACTGTTCTTGCTTAGGATTTTTCCATGAAAACTCATCTGGTTCTTGCTATGTGCTTGGAAATGAGCTGGGTTCTGTTATGTCGAGCAATGATGCTGAAAATGACCTGGTAGGCTACATCAAAGTTCTTGCTGGTCCAAGCACAAATGGTGTTACAGGTGTAAGCAGTCGAAGACAAAAGATTCCTGTAGC includes these proteins:
- the LOC108988298 gene encoding G-type lectin S-receptor-like serine/threonine-protein kinase At5g35370 codes for the protein MGYSLFFPTFFLVCPLVSGFLSSEFIYPNLTATEYHFIDEDGAFLVSRNGTFKSAISNPGAQKTNFYLCVIHVESNTIIWSANRDAPISDSGAVSLTTNGITIADQDGVLRWSTPPLPSSVYALKLTELGNLVLLDHSNGSLWESFHHPTDTIVIGQHLPVGTYLSSATSDYNLSSGDYRLTISTSDALLQWHKQTYWKLSMDTEAYINSNYIVQYMAINRTGLYLFGPNESLVVIQVILSPADFRIAKLGASGHLTVSRYSGTKWDQDFFGPTDDCKTPFICGRIGLCNDGLSSGLSCSCPSGFHVVSQDCVPNNGSYYLPIACNSSGFSYMGLGYGTQYFANDFSEPLRYHVNLSVCVDLCSGDCSCLGFFHENSSGSCYVLGNELGSVMSSNDAENDLVGYIKVLAGPSTNGVTGVSSRRQKIPVAALVLLPFTGFFLLGALGFLWWKRWGPSKSKEIKLGRRNSHSSEDLDDFYIPGLPKRFDYDELEVATDNFKTQIGLGGFGAVYKGTLLDKTVVAIKKITNLGVQGRKEFCTEIAVIGNVHHVNLVRLKGFCAQGRKRLLVYEYMNHGSLDRTLFGSGPVLEWQERFDIALGTARGLAYLHNGCEHKIIHCDVKPENILLDDHLQAKITDFGLSKLLSPEQSGLFTTMRGTRGYLAPEWLTNSAISERTDVYSFGMVLLELVSGRKNCLLRSQSHSMDDNDSGGGHSSSSSGSGFGYYPLFALEMHEQGRYLELADPRLQGRVTSEEVEKLVCVALCCLHEEPALRPNMVSVVGMLEGGIPVIQPIIESLNFLRFYGRRFTEASTIMEQNGSTSYPLANASRNTSGLHAIFSFVSSQQISGPR